In the genome of Treponema pedis, one region contains:
- the rlmN gene encoding 23S rRNA (adenine(2503)-C(2))-methyltransferase RlmN, which produces MTGLNEVKQNSEVLKKVTAPLSGLLPDEIADFCGLKQRFRASQIFLWIAKGAKTFEEMSNLSLETRKFLTENFILFSTKVNKILKDSDGTIKLAIKLYDGAVVETVLLPDKTGRKTACVSCQAGCPVKCAFCKTGQLGFSRNLSADEIVEEFFHLEAVAGNLDNIVFMGMGEPMLNLPEIKKAIQILTHSKGRGLSKRRITISTSGICKGIYEMADNGPEVRLAVSLTTANQILREKLMPIARANPLSDLKKAIQYFNLKSNKRVTLELALMKDVNTSFEAANEVIHFTRELNCLINLIPWNPVEGLDFATPSETEIKTFAARLEKAGLNITVRQKRGQKIGGACGQLGST; this is translated from the coding sequence ATGACGGGCTTAAATGAAGTTAAGCAAAATTCCGAAGTTTTAAAAAAAGTTACCGCTCCCCTTTCGGGACTTTTACCCGATGAAATTGCCGATTTTTGCGGTTTAAAACAAAGATTCAGAGCCTCACAAATTTTCCTGTGGATTGCAAAAGGCGCTAAGACTTTTGAAGAAATGAGTAATCTTTCTTTAGAAACACGTAAATTTTTAACGGAAAATTTTATTTTATTTTCCACAAAGGTAAATAAAATTTTAAAAGATTCCGACGGAACAATAAAATTGGCAATAAAACTTTATGACGGAGCAGTTGTAGAAACCGTTTTATTACCTGATAAGACGGGAAGAAAAACCGCCTGCGTTTCCTGTCAGGCAGGCTGCCCCGTAAAATGCGCATTTTGTAAAACGGGACAATTGGGATTTTCACGGAATCTTTCCGCAGACGAAATTGTAGAAGAGTTTTTTCATTTGGAAGCTGTAGCGGGAAATCTTGATAATATAGTTTTTATGGGTATGGGAGAGCCTATGCTCAATTTGCCTGAAATAAAAAAGGCAATTCAAATTCTAACTCATTCAAAAGGACGAGGGCTTTCAAAACGGAGAATTACAATTTCAACATCCGGAATTTGTAAGGGGATTTATGAAATGGCCGATAACGGACCTGAGGTAAGGCTTGCGGTTTCTCTTACAACGGCCAATCAAATTTTAAGAGAAAAACTAATGCCGATAGCAAGAGCGAATCCTCTCAGCGACTTGAAAAAAGCAATTCAATATTTTAACTTAAAATCAAATAAGCGGGTAACATTGGAACTTGCCCTTATGAAAGACGTAAACACTTCTTTTGAAGCTGCAAATGAAGTTATACATTTTACAAGGGAGTTAAATTGTCTTATAAATTTAATTCCATGGAATCCTGTTGAAGGACTTGATTTTGCAACACCTTCGGAAACGGAAATAAAAACATTTGCAGCCCGCTTGGAAAAGGCGGGTTTGAATATTACCGTAAGACAAAAGAGGGGACAAAAAATAGGAGGAGCATGCGGTCAGCTCGGAAGCACTTAA
- the rpoN gene encoding RNA polymerase factor sigma-54, protein MILAQRQQQALSQKMVMSQQMINAVNLLNLSSEELQEEIVKEVKKNPALVFKSSSYVSAAALEKGDEFQNFLENIQDDSYQTLQAHLLKQARESISDEYVLNAAEIIIQNLDTNGFNYVPIEELFLEAEQQNNITKSEIKKALHSVRRFDPIGCACSGFKQSLIVQAGIICESPKTGLILDIYKNSYELIVKIIKEYYEVLSAVSDEELFIQKLTKKNIFISHEQAEETIDLLKSLTPYPGRSYSGSAEEKRFITPIAEIKRDGNEFKVVINDEEIPALEISPEYKNLNFRKTKNSSFSSQEEKEQVKEFLNRASMLMNIIEYRNRTILKILTAIVNVQYNFFAGIRNKKDKNKMQKGYLKPLRQADIAEMTGFNVSTISRAANGKYIRCEWGLFEIKDLFSNEVPGGFSKDYVLAQIEDILNLNDEQKTLSDSKIGKLLKEQGIEISTRTVNKYRKELGIASSYYRAEKN, encoded by the coding sequence ATGATTTTAGCACAGAGGCAACAGCAAGCATTATCTCAAAAAATGGTAATGAGTCAGCAAATGATAAATGCTGTAAACCTTTTAAATTTATCTTCGGAAGAACTTCAGGAAGAAATTGTAAAAGAAGTAAAAAAAAATCCTGCCCTTGTATTTAAAAGCTCCTCTTATGTAAGCGCTGCGGCCTTGGAAAAAGGAGATGAGTTTCAAAATTTTTTGGAAAATATTCAAGATGATTCTTATCAAACTTTGCAAGCACATTTATTAAAGCAGGCGAGAGAATCCATAAGCGATGAATATGTTTTGAATGCCGCCGAAATTATAATTCAAAACTTGGACACAAACGGTTTTAATTATGTTCCTATAGAAGAACTTTTTTTAGAAGCGGAGCAACAAAATAATATTACAAAAAGCGAAATAAAAAAAGCCTTGCACTCGGTGCGTAGGTTTGACCCTATAGGTTGTGCCTGTTCGGGGTTTAAACAATCTCTTATAGTACAGGCGGGCATAATTTGCGAATCTCCTAAGACGGGACTCATACTTGATATATATAAAAACTCTTATGAGCTTATCGTAAAAATAATTAAAGAGTATTATGAGGTTTTATCAGCCGTATCCGATGAGGAACTTTTTATACAAAAACTTACAAAAAAAAATATTTTTATTTCACATGAACAAGCCGAAGAAACAATCGATTTATTAAAATCGCTTACTCCGTATCCCGGACGCTCTTATTCGGGCTCTGCCGAAGAAAAAAGGTTTATTACTCCAATCGCCGAAATTAAACGGGACGGAAACGAATTTAAGGTCGTAATTAACGATGAGGAAATCCCCGCATTGGAAATTTCACCTGAATATAAGAATTTGAATTTTCGAAAAACTAAAAATTCTTCTTTTTCATCACAGGAAGAAAAAGAACAAGTTAAAGAATTTTTAAACAGAGCTTCAATGTTGATGAATATTATAGAATACAGAAACAGAACTATTTTAAAAATTCTTACGGCAATTGTAAATGTTCAATATAATTTTTTTGCAGGGATACGAAATAAAAAAGATAAAAATAAAATGCAAAAAGGTTATTTAAAACCGCTTCGGCAAGCGGATATTGCGGAAATGACCGGTTTTAACGTTTCAACAATTTCCAGAGCCGCAAACGGAAAATACATACGATGCGAGTGGGGGCTTTTTGAAATTAAAGACTTATTTTCAAACGAAGTACCCGGCGGTTTTTCTAAAGATTATGTACTTGCTCAAATTGAAGATATTTTAAATTTAAACGATGAGCAAAAAACTCTTTCGGATTCAAAAATCGGAAAACTTTTAAAAGAGCAGGGGATTGAAATAAGTACCCGTACCGTGAATAAATACCGCAAAGAACTTGGAATAGCCTCATCGTATTATAGAGCGGAAAAAAATTAA